In Flavobacteriales bacterium, one genomic interval encodes:
- a CDS encoding gliding motility-associated C-terminal domain-containing protein — protein MSWIAFGASAQIPTKCLEIESILVDACNPGTICSSSAEGLNEMVRFITGPQATALNDLSVNWPNNTWQGLVQNAVTAATTVDLNATVESCGLILEPAGGIIPPGSTVILATSAFLCAIANPFTNLGDTIYIIYQDGNNTAGHFANSPAAGAVISPTPPAGTNLRTLTITYTPTNCTDTAIYQRELLTNSLGSYGGQLGESDGGTVLYSWPGVPQVTYINFGCQAPIQNTAVQVTSSGNLCSGGSVTLSATATGPFDSGFWSGGTGTFSSTTAATTTYTAGAGDNGNIVLQYCVIGLCANDTVCGAAFVPAGTGPIVAITTVGPATVCLGESIVLTGTGATTYVWSTGETTSSIIVSSPGTYSVTGTSDCGSDMVSLNVASSSGPSVAITANGPLEMCPGESLVLSASGATSYLWSSGETTQSITIMFPGNYTVVGTSSCGSTQAFITIATSSGPTVQITSNGPNAICDNQQLTLTASGANTYLWGTGEITASIIISVPGIYSVTGTDGCGSDVESLTITQATSVVASISGDTLICAGESTVLTGSGSTSLLWSTGETTPSITVQTAGTYYVIATGACGPDTAQVNVVVAPGPVVSIVGDTTLCPGTTTQLTASGADTYVWNTTETTVSISVDAVGMYSVTGSSSCGNTTVSVNVVAAQGPMVSVSGIQVICPGTSTVLTASGADGYVWSTGETTSSITVQNGGTYTVTGSNDCGQVSDSITVTEVLVNAGFTAGILIGQAPLTVPFTNTTDPATATVSWSFGDGSTSTESDPEHTYLSPGTYTVILTATDQGCTSFSSIQITVLPPFVGDSYLFVPNVFTPNGDAVNNVFQMQSVGITSLNMQIYNRWGEMVHEITNPAQVWDSRSKTGERVPDGTYFYVIAAKGVDGKVYDLHGTISVLR, from the coding sequence GTGTCTTGGATTGCGTTCGGTGCATCTGCGCAAATACCTACTAAATGCTTGGAAATAGAGAGTATTCTGGTGGATGCATGCAATCCCGGAACCATTTGCTCTAGCAGCGCCGAAGGACTGAATGAAATGGTCCGCTTCATTACCGGACCGCAAGCCACTGCGCTCAATGATCTTTCAGTGAATTGGCCCAACAATACATGGCAGGGTCTTGTTCAGAATGCGGTTACTGCTGCCACTACCGTCGACCTCAATGCAACAGTAGAAAGCTGCGGCTTGATCCTTGAACCTGCGGGAGGTATTATTCCGCCGGGATCCACTGTTATTCTTGCGACGAGTGCATTTCTCTGCGCCATTGCTAATCCCTTTACCAATTTGGGTGATACGATCTACATCATCTATCAGGATGGGAACAACACGGCTGGTCATTTCGCGAACAGCCCAGCAGCAGGCGCGGTTATAAGCCCAACCCCACCTGCAGGGACGAACTTACGAACGCTGACCATTACCTATACACCCACGAATTGCACCGATACTGCTATCTATCAGCGGGAGTTATTGACGAACAGCTTGGGCAGCTATGGCGGTCAATTGGGGGAAAGCGATGGTGGTACCGTCCTGTACTCGTGGCCCGGTGTGCCACAGGTCACGTACATCAATTTCGGCTGCCAAGCGCCGATACAGAATACTGCGGTTCAGGTTACCAGCTCCGGGAATTTGTGCAGCGGAGGGTCAGTAACACTTAGCGCAACGGCAACTGGTCCGTTCGATTCCGGTTTCTGGTCAGGTGGTACGGGTACATTCAGCAGTACAACCGCTGCAACCACTACCTATACTGCTGGTGCTGGTGATAATGGCAACATCGTGTTGCAGTATTGTGTTATTGGGCTTTGTGCCAACGATACGGTTTGCGGAGCGGCTTTCGTTCCGGCAGGCACAGGTCCGATCGTTGCCATAACAACGGTCGGACCTGCTACCGTTTGTCTTGGCGAAAGCATTGTGCTGACCGGTACTGGGGCAACAACCTATGTGTGGAGCACGGGTGAGACCACAAGTTCCATCATTGTTTCCAGTCCGGGTACATACTCCGTTACCGGAACAAGTGATTGCGGCTCTGACATGGTCAGTCTCAATGTCGCATCATCAAGTGGACCAAGTGTGGCGATCACGGCAAATGGTCCGCTGGAGATGTGTCCAGGTGAAAGTCTTGTGCTTTCGGCAAGCGGTGCCACTTCGTACCTCTGGAGCAGTGGCGAGACCACCCAGTCAATTACCATCATGTTCCCAGGGAATTACACGGTGGTCGGAACTTCGAGCTGTGGAAGTACGCAAGCATTCATCACCATCGCAACGTCTTCTGGGCCTACAGTGCAGATCACAAGCAACGGACCCAATGCGATCTGTGATAACCAACAACTGACATTGACTGCTTCGGGTGCGAATACCTATTTGTGGGGCACCGGTGAGATCACAGCCTCCATCATTATCTCTGTTCCCGGCATCTATAGCGTAACAGGTACGGATGGATGTGGTAGTGATGTGGAATCGCTCACGATCACGCAAGCAACCAGTGTTGTTGCGTCCATTTCTGGAGATACTTTGATCTGTGCTGGAGAGAGTACGGTGCTTACCGGATCCGGTAGCACTTCATTGCTTTGGAGTACGGGTGAAACAACCCCAAGTATTACCGTTCAAACTGCCGGCACGTATTACGTAATAGCAACTGGTGCATGCGGTCCGGATACCGCTCAAGTGAACGTGGTGGTAGCTCCAGGGCCCGTAGTGTCCATCGTTGGCGATACGACCTTATGTCCTGGAACAACCACACAGTTGACCGCCTCAGGTGCGGATACTTATGTCTGGAATACGACGGAAACGACGGTGAGCATTAGTGTTGATGCGGTGGGTATGTATTCCGTAACGGGAAGTAGTTCGTGTGGTAATACCACCGTTTCCGTAAATGTGGTCGCAGCCCAAGGTCCAATGGTAAGTGTTTCCGGAATCCAGGTGATCTGTCCGGGTACATCTACAGTTCTTACCGCTTCCGGAGCCGATGGCTATGTCTGGAGTACTGGGGAAACAACGTCTTCGATCACTGTTCAGAACGGCGGAACATATACTGTTACAGGTAGTAATGATTGCGGACAAGTAAGCGATTCGATCACGGTTACGGAGGTGCTGGTGAATGCAGGTTTCACCGCTGGGATATTAATTGGTCAGGCGCCGTTGACAGTGCCATTCACGAACACAACGGACCCTGCTACTGCGACCGTTTCCTGGAGCTTTGGTGATGGGTCTACAAGTACGGAGAGCGATCCGGAGCACACGTATCTCAGCCCTGGAACCTACACGGTCATTTTGACCGCCACGGATCAAGGTTGTACGAGTTTTAGCAGCATACAGATCACGGTTCTACCTCCTTTCGTTGGTGACAGTTACCTCTTCGTTCCGAATGTGTTCACGCCGAACGGTGACGCAGTGAACAATGTATTCCAGATGCAGAGCGTCGGCATTACATCGCTGAATATGCAGATATACAACCGCTGGGGTGAAATGGTACACGAGATCACTAACCCTGCACAAGTATGGGATTCACGCTCCAAGACCGGTGAGCGTGTTCCGGATGGAACGTACTTCTATGTTATTGCAGCTAAAGGCGTTGATGGAAAGGTCTACGACCTTCATGGAACCATTTCAGTACTGCGGTAA
- a CDS encoding gliding motility-associated C-terminal domain-containing protein — protein MNSDSLYQPIKALKFNALQFLGAIGAILGAFFPIAEAIAQCPSTINTFPYQEGFETNPAWTSGGTASDWAWGTPSHPSINTAAEGTKGWFVGSLSGTYYEFGQQSWLESPCFDFTALQYPYISFKLYWECERQYDGLGFQYSLDQGTTWSNVGSFNGPNDCLNTNWFNTQSITTLYQANPKMGWSGRAGPTVGSCAGGQGSEAWVTSSQCLNDLQGEPSVKFRFIFGAGTQCNDFDGIGVDLVQIGEAPPNQAAFAFQCTGNTIDFQDNSTPCPSARTWDFGDPASGADNTSTSNTPQHVFSAAGTYQVTLTVSGPCNAPSTITQSVTITGVTVQTTDAGCTQDQGTASALVDPGVGLVSYAWSPGGQTTQTITGLVPGDVTVSVTGNSICAAQATGNIAMGSAGPTVTETHTNITCAAADDGTATLTVTGGAMPFAYVWSPNIGATGSVTGLAPDTYTCVVTDASGCEGTVDVIITEPLPLTITPQADVTICSGDATDLTATADGGIPGYVFTWSPEGPSVSPAANTVYSVTATDANGCSSASADVLVTVGASVDAAFTISDTLGCAPFCVTFTDQSATPGTRTWNFSDGSDPVEGNEVEHCFNEAGSYDATLTITTADGCEGTITLVDAVDVLPVPVAVFVSSPGVTTIDQPTFQFIDQSTDATIWNWSFGDPDDSLSTDRSPTFAYNEVGCYTVELEVANDLGCTSRTSAEVCVEDEFLLFAPNAFTPNNDQINDGFEVITSVADPGFFQLQLFDRWGQVIFTATQKDQEWTGEGAPIGIYAWQLKIQDTHGGLQERQGHVTLVR, from the coding sequence GTGAATAGTGACTCATTATATCAGCCGATAAAGGCACTGAAATTCAATGCGCTTCAGTTCCTTGGTGCCATAGGTGCTATTCTGGGGGCCTTTTTTCCAATCGCTGAGGCAATTGCCCAATGCCCGAGTACCATCAATACCTTCCCGTATCAAGAAGGATTCGAGACGAACCCAGCTTGGACCTCAGGTGGAACAGCTAGCGATTGGGCCTGGGGTACACCTTCTCATCCTTCCATTAATACAGCTGCTGAAGGAACCAAAGGATGGTTCGTTGGTAGCCTGAGCGGGACCTATTATGAGTTCGGACAGCAGAGCTGGTTGGAGAGTCCGTGTTTCGATTTTACAGCATTGCAATACCCTTATATCAGCTTCAAACTCTATTGGGAATGTGAGCGGCAATATGATGGTCTTGGTTTTCAGTACTCGCTTGATCAGGGCACTACGTGGAGCAATGTGGGTTCATTCAACGGCCCGAATGATTGCTTGAATACCAATTGGTTCAATACGCAGAGCATTACCACACTCTATCAAGCCAATCCTAAAATGGGTTGGAGCGGTAGAGCTGGACCAACTGTTGGTAGTTGTGCCGGAGGGCAGGGTAGCGAAGCGTGGGTTACATCATCGCAATGCTTGAATGATCTGCAAGGCGAACCAAGCGTGAAGTTCCGTTTCATCTTCGGCGCAGGTACACAATGCAATGACTTTGATGGTATCGGAGTGGATCTTGTGCAGATCGGCGAAGCACCTCCCAATCAAGCGGCCTTTGCGTTCCAATGCACGGGGAATACCATCGATTTTCAGGATAATTCAACACCGTGCCCTTCTGCCCGCACATGGGATTTTGGTGATCCTGCCTCTGGGGCGGACAATACATCCACCTCGAATACACCACAGCACGTCTTCTCAGCGGCGGGAACCTATCAAGTAACGCTTACGGTAAGCGGTCCGTGCAATGCACCGAGTACCATTACTCAATCGGTGACCATTACAGGCGTTACCGTGCAGACCACGGATGCAGGTTGCACGCAGGATCAAGGCACTGCCAGTGCACTTGTTGACCCCGGTGTGGGCTTGGTGTCCTATGCATGGTCTCCTGGAGGACAGACCACGCAAACAATTACAGGATTGGTTCCTGGCGATGTGACCGTATCGGTTACAGGAAATTCCATTTGTGCAGCGCAAGCAACGGGCAACATTGCAATGGGTAGCGCAGGTCCGACAGTCACGGAGACGCATACGAATATCACCTGTGCGGCTGCGGATGATGGCACTGCAACCCTTACTGTTACCGGTGGCGCGATGCCCTTTGCGTATGTATGGTCGCCGAACATTGGTGCAACAGGGTCGGTCACAGGCCTTGCCCCGGACACTTACACGTGTGTGGTCACAGATGCTTCGGGTTGCGAGGGCACCGTGGATGTGATCATTACTGAACCGTTGCCATTGACCATTACACCACAGGCGGACGTTACGATCTGTTCCGGCGATGCGACCGATCTTACCGCAACAGCGGATGGTGGAATACCGGGCTATGTGTTCACATGGAGTCCGGAGGGGCCTTCAGTTTCGCCAGCTGCCAATACGGTGTATAGCGTCACTGCAACAGATGCGAACGGATGCTCAAGTGCCTCTGCTGATGTGCTCGTAACCGTAGGAGCAAGTGTGGATGCGGCTTTCACGATCTCCGATACGTTGGGTTGCGCGCCATTCTGTGTTACGTTCACAGATCAAAGTGCTACACCGGGAACACGCACATGGAACTTTAGTGATGGCAGTGATCCAGTGGAAGGGAACGAAGTGGAACACTGCTTTAACGAGGCAGGTAGTTATGACGCTACACTTACGATCACCACCGCAGATGGCTGCGAAGGAACCATTACGCTAGTAGATGCAGTAGATGTACTGCCCGTTCCGGTTGCCGTGTTCGTCTCTTCACCGGGTGTAACTACGATCGATCAGCCGACCTTTCAGTTCATTGACCAGTCCACGGACGCAACCATCTGGAATTGGAGCTTCGGCGATCCAGATGATTCATTGTCTACCGATAGATCACCCACATTTGCTTACAATGAAGTTGGCTGTTATACGGTAGAATTGGAGGTCGCCAATGATCTCGGGTGTACTTCGCGGACGAGTGCCGAGGTGTGTGTAGAGGATGAATTCCTTCTCTTCGCACCCAACGCTTTCACTCCGAACAATGATCAGATAAACGATGGTTTCGAGGTGATCACTTCCGTTGCGGACCCCGGTTTTTTCCAGTTACAGTTATTCGATCGGTGGGGTCAAGTGATCTTTACTGCAACCCAAAAAGATCAGGAATGGACAGGGGAGGGTGCTCCCATCGGCATCTACGCGTGGCAGTTGAAAATACAGGATACGCATGGTGGATTGCAAGAACGCCAAGGACACGTAACGTTGGTACGTTGA